In a single window of the Pocillopora verrucosa isolate sample1 chromosome 4, ASM3666991v2, whole genome shotgun sequence genome:
- the LOC131769919 gene encoding uncharacterized protein: MASHPPPTSFTREAANYARLCRLLIEVGSQVLREKFNDIHDPANLPVILHSCMRKLKSLRSRRILSQAQWDSMNPAVHATVSSENFDISTLCVLLINICNLPPPATGWRRPPAPTDYSVGADILRVRNFRNSLYAHITKASIDETSFNSYWNDIREVLVRLGGAKYDELIRKVKTECMDPDTEEDYKSLLKEWQKQDDDIRDRLESIDEKTEKTHELLLDLKDHVVSLGGIPDTGESQLQLSIEEELTDDDFEKLNMLCGLPILVSRLETAKRPRRERFCDVPHYSEPSDENKHMLSSLLYHIGRMDLRNRLLGVQEAALKKSFKNVGGIPCEVPNFVGRKGQRSLIMEKLSPSDPCRIVSITGPPGFGKSAVAIQVGRELVSKGKMDVFYITLKSMRSLNGMVNSLLGALQILAGADPIQQAKHCLRTLSNHTIIILDNVDDLLLPEKKDAFCNFVKSVAQTASRVKFTITSRQVIDFLSVNKLPVCLDSLCPDHAKELLLTLESRVSEEDAEQLAYYCGGVPLVLRTTAAVLAKGIDAKALLSEFQTSLVPTLKSFKSSLPTLSHDHQLFHCLEICFSRLQPDQQTALVSLAVFPRTFSAAEAQFLFSQLSQYRLGMLLQGLVDQSMLQFNFMSKEYHVHNIIQSFCVDRAVQEDMRLQYHSARKLFNVRYLKMLQDLYAVFLSHNCCDAVQKFVNNRFNIKKALKDSLSFPDLEKKCIDTAVEVTPFLAKVFTKAKFLKVYSKFTNACIANGDKKRRGDCLTAEAYGILSHCACHLPCPSAVSKFKEADKIQKELGDDSSIIRAFCLSKLGRCFGQHKDLDQAILLIKKSIEIGEKKNNRIFTAAAYKDLGAAYAFCGDHQEANKIREEYSLPVYLEFLGDHPFTATLMDDLGTSYQALENYGSAIKFLRKALHIRKHSLGNHQVTARSFYDFGKALAMKEELDEALEALRSALAIQDEVLGNHQETERSHREIAHVLKKLGRHEEAKREDLLAQQVCSSVFEPQPES; this comes from the exons ATGGCTTCTCATCCACCGCCAACATCATTTACCAGGGAAGCAGCTAATTATGCACGACTTTGTCGGCTCCTGATTGAAGTGGGCTCCCAGGTATTACGAGAGAAATTCAATGATATCCATGACCCTGCAAATCTCCCTGTCATACTTCACAGTTGTATGCGTAAACTGAAGTCTCTAAGATCCAGAAGGATCCTTAGCCAAGCGCAATGGGACTCCATGAACCCAGCCGTACACGCGACGGTTTCATCTGAGAATTTTGACATCTCTACCTTATGCGTGCTCTTGATAAACATCTGTAACCTACCACCTCCAGCAACAGGTTGGAGACGCCCTCCAGCTCCAACGGATTACTCTGTTGGTGCAGACATTTTAAGAGTGAGAAATTTCAGAAATTCCTTGTATGCGCATATCACGAAGGCCTCCATTGATGAAACCAGCTTCAACAGCTATTGGAATGACATTCGAGAAGTATTGGTGAGATTAGGAGGGGCGAAGTATGACGAACTGATAAGAAAAGTGAAAACTGAATGCATGGATCCTGATACTGAAGAAGATTACAAAAGCCTTCTAAAAGAATGGCAAAAACAAGATGATGACATTAGAGACCGACTCGAATCGATTGacgaaaaaacggaaaaaaccCATGAGTTACTGCTCGATTTAAAAGACCATGTAGTGTCTCTAGGAGGTATCCCAG ATACAGGTGAAAGCCAGTTGCAGCTTTCTATTGAGGAGGAATTAACTGATGACGATTTTGAGAAGCTAAATATGTTGTGCGGACTACCAATTTTAGTCAGTCGTCTCGAAACAGCGAAACGCCCACGGCGCGAGCGGTTTTGCGATGTCCCTCATTACTCTGAGCCGAGTGATGAAAATAAGCATATGCTGTCTTCTTTGCTCTATCACATTGGAAGGATGGACCTCAGAAATCGTCTACTTGGTGTACAAG AAGCTGCTCTTAAAAAATCATTCAAGAATGTGGGTGGTATTCCTTGTGAGGTTCCAAATTTTGTGGGGCGGAAAGGGCAACGCTCCCTCATAATGGAGAAACTGTCTCCGAGCGATCCCTGTCGAATAGTTTCCATCACAGGACCTCCAGGTTTTGGCAAATCTGCAGTAGCCATACAAGTAGGACGTGAACTGGTTTCAAAGGGAAAGATGGATGTGTTCTATATTACCCTCAAGAGTATGAGGTCATTAAATGGCATGGTAAACTCCCTCCTGGGAGCTCTTCAAATTTTAGCCGGCGCAGACCCAATCCAGCAAGCAAAGCACTGTCTTCGCACACTATCAAATCACACCATCATCATTTTGGACAACGTGGACGACCTGTTACTTCCTGAAAAGAAAGATGCATTTTGCAATTTCGTGAAGTCTGTGGCCCAAACTGCTTCTCGTGTTAAGTTCACGATCACATCCCGCCAAGTAATAGACTTTTTATCTGTCAATAAGTTACCAGTCTGCTTGGACTCTCTTTGTCCAGACCACGCCAAAGAGTTGCTTTTGACGCTGGAGTCAAGAGTATCAGAGGAAGATGCTGAACAGTTGGCCTACTACTGCGGTGGAGTGCCTTTAGTTCTACGCACCACAGCTGCTGTTTTAGCGAAAGGAATTGATGCTAAAGCTCTACTAAGCGAGTTCCAAACAAGCTTGGTGCCAACCCTGAAATCATTCAAGTCGAGTCTTCCAACATTGTCCCATGATCATCAGCTTTTTCACTGCCTCGAAATCTGTTTCAGTCGTTTACAACCTGACCAACAAACTGCTCTTGTATCTTTGGCAGTCTTCCCAAGAACATTCAGCGCAGCTGAAGCCCAGTTTCTGTTTAGCCAACTCTCTCAGTACAGACTTGGAATGTTGCTTCAAGGGCTGGTGGATCAGTCCATGCTCCAGTTTAATTTCATGTCAAAAGAGTACCACGTTCACAATATCATTCAGTCATTTTGTGTTGATCGTGCAGTTCAAGAAGATATGAGACTACAGTACCATTCAGCCAGAAAATTATTCAACGTTCGGtatttgaaaatgttacagGATCTATACGCTGTTTTCTTGTCCCACAATTGCTGCGATGCCGTCCAAAAGTTTGTCAACAATCGATTCAACATCAAGAAGGCCTTGAAAGATTCTCTATCTTTCCCCGATTTGGAGAAAAAGTGCATCGATACGGCAGTCGAAGTTACTCCTTTCTTGGCCAAGGTGTTCACAAAAGCTAAATTCCTTAAAGTATACAGTAAATTTACAAATGCCTGCATTGCAAATGGAGATAAGAAGAGACGAGGTGACTGCTTGACAGCAGAGGCCTACGGCATCCTTTCCCATTGTGCATGTCACCTTCCGTGTCCATCGGCTGTGTCCAAATTCAAAGAAGCTGACAAGATCCAAAAGGAACTTGGCGATGACTCATCTATCATTCGTGCCTTTTGCCTGAGTAAACTTGGTCGCTGTTTCGGCCAGCACAAAGACTTGGATCAAGCCATTCTACTGATAAAGAAGTCCATTGAGATCGGTGAGAAGAAGAACAACAGGATTTTTACTGCAGCAGCTTATAAAGACCTGGGAG CTGCATATGCGTTTTGTGGAGATCATCAAGAGGCCAATAAAATCAGGGAGGAGTACTCACTTCCGGTGTATCTAGAGTTCCTGGGAGACCATCCTTTCACAGCTACTTTGATGGACGACTTGGGGACATCGTACCAAGCTCTTGAAAACTATGGCAGTGCGATAAAGTTTCTGCGTAAGGCACTGCACATAAGAAAGCACTCTCTGGGTAATCATCAAGTAACAGCAAGGTCTTTCTATGACTTTGGAAAg GCTTTAGCCATGAAAGAAGAATTGGATGAAGCTCTCGAAGCTCTTAGAAGTGCCCTCGCTATCCAAGACGAAGTATTAGGAAACCACCAGGAGACAGAACGTTCACACAGGGAGATAGCTCACGTCCTAAAAAAGCTTGGGCGACACGAAGAAGCCAAAAGAGAGGATCTACTGGCCCAACAGGTGTGCTCGTCTGTTTTTGAGCCCCAGCCCGAGTCCTGA